A genomic window from Osmerus eperlanus chromosome 5, fOsmEpe2.1, whole genome shotgun sequence includes:
- the mapk12a gene encoding mitogen-activated protein kinase 12 produces the protein MMSRVRPGYCRKEVNKTTWEVPERYRELTQVGTGAYGTVCSALDFRTGTKVAIKKLHRPFQSELFAKRAYRELRLLKHMKHDNVIGLLDVFTANLSLDRFLDFYLVMPFMGTDLGKLMKMERLSEEKVQYLVYQMLKGLKYIHSAGIIHRDLKPGNLAINQECELKILDFGLARQTDSEMTGYVVTRWYRAPEVILSWMHYTQTVDIWSVGCIMAEMLLGKPLFKGNDHLDQLTEIMKITGTPTQEFITKMKSQDAKNYIKSLPKAPKKDLQQLFLKAKPQAVTVLERMLLLDPERRVTAAEALGLPYFSEFREPEEETEAQPYDTSLDNTELPLEQWKRHTYTEILAFQPVVVEPKETSL, from the exons ATGATGAGTCGGGTCCGACCTGGCTACTGCCGCAAGGAGGTGAACAAAACCACATGGGAGGTACCAGAACGGTACCGTGAACTGACTCAGGTGGGGACGGGAGCTTACGGGACTGTTTG CTCGGCACTGGACTTTAGGACAGGCACCAAGGTGGCCATTAAGAAGCTCCACAGGCCATTCCAGTCAGAGCTGTTTGCTAAGAGAGCTTACAGGGAGCTGCGTCTGCTCAAACACATGAAGCATGACAAC GTGATTGGACTACTAGATGTGTTTACAGCTAACCTCTCATTGGATAGATTCCTGGACTT TTACCTGGTCATGCCCTTCATGGGTACAGACCTGGGGAAGCTGATGAAAATGGAGAGGCTGTCTGAAGAGAAGGTCCAGTACCTGGTCTACCAGATGCTGAAGGGCCTCAAG TACATCCATTCAGCTGGGATCATCCACAGA GATCTCAAACCAGGAAACCTGGCCATCAACCAGGAGTGTGAGCTCAAG atcctGGACTTTGGCCTGGctcggcagacagacagtgagatgaCTGGGTATGTGGTGACTCGCTGGTACAGAGCCCCCGAGGTCATTCTCAGTTGGATGCACTACACCCAGactg tggacATCTGGTCAGTGGGCTGCATCATGGCAGAGATGCTCCTGGGGAAGCCTCTGTTTAAAGGAAACGACC ACCTTGATCAGCTGACAGAGATCATGAAAATCACAGGGACGCCAACTCAGGAGTTCATCACCAAGATGAAGTCTCAGGAC GCTAAGAACTACATCAAAAGTCTCCCCAAAGCCCCAAAGAAAGATCTTCAGCAGCTATTTCTCAAAGCCAAGCCTCAGG cggTGACTGTGCTGGAGCGTATGCTGCTGCTGGACCCAGAGAGGCGGGTGACGGCGGCGGAGGCCCTGGGCCTTCCCTACTTCTCTGAGTTCAGGGAGCcggaggaggagacggaggcTCAACCCTACGACACGTCCCTGGACAACACAGAGCTGCCCCTGGAGCAGTGGAaac gtcaCACGTACACAGAGATCCTGGCTTTCCAGCCTGTGGTGGTCGAGCCTAAAGAAACCTCACTGTGA
- the LOC134021572 gene encoding inner centromere protein A-like isoform X1, with protein MSCSVLSCTRSLVKTFDGKIQEYISDIENVHMVWLEEIQQEANRMFSSDFSAEPELMPKTPIQKKNSRRKRISAGQEENRKRRSSKGKRNLRISSVNKLNLIAENEVGPEAVASELFPEESKRNTRHKTAERGAEEKSITEKHENYSHTQTETAVVCASSHPSPSSTPQSPPQTRMQEVTVKLSAADRLSAEILLKAESSPGRSVVKIAIATTEPSSSRRSSVRHSLSLRRSLAGLRHSMTQASVRRASRRSFMKKKARAGSSSRNVSEDVLMLSSGEDVVVKTEGVWSDVDIQTGNTETSPEEKKPEVPHSRLTRSTAQIPPTTVSSAAISKSGTPEESDDHREKPQSQSSLRSRSNSKRRAADAAEDFQSPRKKPSPKRSQTAIRPNMRSFLQTVQKNQLLMMTPSSMSRSSMMKSFIKNTTPHKVDLALSRGLVKKEQLKLDALKKKQEQEEDRRRKMEDDKKKRLEELKKKRDERLRKVVEARVKDEEEKLKMRREKNDKAQLREERLAEEKARKMATKRQEELEQRRKLEDETRRKKIQQAEEEEKCLQEMQAKRRAEEEQERARKLAEARRAIELKKEQEREREREAAERDRVEQEKALALKREVEKAAREKEKRELEEMRKELEEKRKREAQAEEERAAKLREAAKEKEAAAKIALSGQVQHAVMKTPLRKGPGLNVTVDIEGSPQSYDITPKGGNKPVAGNSNSDDYGMDQKSDDSTDDESAPRKPIPSWAEGINLKQSTMKQYFNPLDLHTYFGEVELLKLENIFYKSKPRYFKRTSSAVWNSPPKRGNLPF; from the exons ATGAGCTGCTCGGTTCTTTCGTGTACACGTTCTCTCGTAAAAACGTTCGATGGCAAAATACAGGAATATATCAGTGATATCGAAAATGTCCATATGGTCTGGCTGGAAGAAATTCAGCAGGAAGCCAACCGGATGTTTTCAAG TGACTTCAGTGCAGAACCAGAATTGATGCCAAAGACTCCAATTCAGAAGAAAAACAGCCGCAGGAAACGTATTTCTGCGGGCCAGGAAGAAAACCGCAAAAGACG GAGTTCAAAGGGCAAGCGCAACCTACGTATATCTTCAGTGAATAAACTTAATCTCATTGCTGAAAATGAAGTTGGCCCAGAGGCAGTCGCCTCTGAGTTATTCCCAGAAGAGTCCAAACGCAACACTCGCCACaagacagcagagaggggggcagaagagAAGTCCATCACAGAAAAACATGAGAACTACTCCCATACGCAGACAGAAACTGCAGTGGTGTGCGCTAGCTCCCACCCATCCCCTTCAAGCACGCCCCAATCTCCACCTCAGACACGCATGCAAGAAGTTACGGTGAAACTTTCTGCTGCTGACCGCCTGTCTGCTGAGATCCTGTTAAAGGCAGAGTCCTCTCCCGGCCGCTCCGTTGTTAAGATTGCCATAGCTACCACGGAACCCTCCAGTTCACGCAGAAGCTCCGTGCGGCATTCCCTCAGCCTCCGGCGCTCCCTGGCTGGTCTGCGCCACAGCATGACTCAGGCGTCAGTGCGCCGAGCCTCCAGACGCTCCTTCATGAAGAAGAAGGCTCGTGCCGGAAGCTCCAGCAGGAACGTCAGTG AAGATGTCTTGATGTTGTCCAGTGGCGAAGATGTGGTTGTTAAGACGGAAGG TGTGTGGTCAGATGTAGACATTCAGACGGGGAATACAGAGACGTCTCCAGAAGAGAAGAAACCAGAGGTTCCCCACAGTCGTCTCACCCGCTCCACGGCCCAAATCCCCCCCACCACGGTTTCCTCCGCTGCCATCAGCAAGAGTGGCACCCCAGAGGAATCAG ATGACCACAGGGAAAAGCCTCAATCACAATCAAGCTTGAG GTCTCGTTCAAACTCGAAGCGCAGAGCAGCTGATGCAGCGGAGGACTTCCAGAGCCCCAGGAAGAAGCCCTCTCCCAAGAGAAGCCAGACT GCAATAAGGCCCAACATGAGATCCTTCCTCCAGACTGTGCAGAAGAACCAGCTTCTGATGATGACTCCAAGCTCTATGAGTCGCAGCAGTATGATGAAGTCCTTCATCAAAAACACTACGCCTCACAAAGTAGACCTTGCG TTGAGCCGTGGTTTAGTG AAAAAAGAGCAACTGAAACTGGATGCTCTTAAGAAGAagcaggagcaggaagaggatcgaaggagaaagatggaggacgACAAGAAAAAACGACTAGAGGAGCTGAAAAA GAAGAGGGATGAAAGACTGAGAAAGGTTGTGGAGGCTCGAGTGAAAGATGAGGAGGAAAAGCTcaagatgagaagagagaaaaatgacAAG GCTCAGCTGCGAGAGGAGCGCCTGGCAGAGGAGAAGGCCCGGAAGATGGCTACCAAGCGCCAAGAAGAGCTGGAGCAGAGGCGGAAGTTGGAGGACGAAACGAGGAGGAAGAAGATACAGCAAGCG gaagaggaggagaaatgctTGCAGGAGATGCAGGCCAAGCGGAGGGCCGAGGAGGAACAGGAACGGGCTCGCAAGCTGGCAGAGGCCCGCCGGGCGATcgagctgaagaaggagcaggagcgtgagagggagagagaggctgctgaAAG AGATCGAGTGGAGCAGGAAAAGGCCCTTGCTCtgaagagagaagtggagaaggctgcgagggagaaagagaagagggagctggaggaaaTGAGAAAAGAGCtggaagaaaagagaaagagg GAGGCGcaggctgaggaggagagggctgctAAGCTGAGGGAAGCTGCCAAGGAGAAAGAAGCTGCTGCTAAGATCGCACTGTCAGGACAAGTTCAG CATGCCGTAATGAAGACGCCTTTACGGAAGGGACCAGGCTTGAATGTGACTGTAGATATCGAG GGTTCGCCACAGTCCTATGACATCACGCCGAAGGGCGGCAACAAGCCCGTTGCAGGGAACTCAAACTCTGACGATTATGGGATGGACCAGAAAAGCGATGACTCGACTGATGACGAATCTGCTCCGAGGAAACCCATTCCATCATGGGCAGAAG GCATTAATCTGAAGCAGTCAACAATGAAACAGTATTTCAACCCACTGGACTTGCACACTTACTTTGGGGAGGTTGAACTTCTAAAGCTGGAGAACATCTTCTACAAGAGCAAGCCACGTTATTTCAAACGCACCAGCTCTGCTGTATGGAACTCGCCGCCTAAAAGGGGAAATCTGCCATTTTAA
- the LOC134021572 gene encoding inner centromere protein-like isoform X2: MSCSVLSCTRSLVKTFDGKIQEYISDIENVHMVWLEEIQQEANRMFSSDFSAEPELMPKTPIQKKNSRRKRISAGQEENRKRRSSKGKRNLRISSVNKLNLIAENEVGPEAVASELFPEESKRNTRHKTAERGAEEKSITEKHENYSHTQTETAVVCASSHPSPSSTPQSPPQTRMQEVTVKLSAADRLSAEILLKAESSPGRSVVKIAIATTEPSSSRRSSVRHSLSLRRSLAGLRHSMTQASVRRASRRSFMKKKARAGSSSRNVSEDVLMLSSGEDVVVKTEGVWSDVDIQTGNTETSPEEKKPEVPHSRLTRSTAQIPPTTVSSAAISKSGTPEESDDHREKPQSQSSLRSRSNSKRRAADAAEDFQSPRKKPSPKRSQTAIRPNMRSFLQTVQKNQLLMMTPSSMSRSSMMKSFIKNTTPHKVDLAKKEQLKLDALKKKQEQEEDRRRKMEDDKKKRLEELKKKRDERLRKVVEARVKDEEEKLKMRREKNDKAQLREERLAEEKARKMATKRQEELEQRRKLEDETRRKKIQQAEEEEKCLQEMQAKRRAEEEQERARKLAEARRAIELKKEQEREREREAAERDRVEQEKALALKREVEKAAREKEKRELEEMRKELEEKRKREAQAEEERAAKLREAAKEKEAAAKIALSGQVQHAVMKTPLRKGPGLNVTVDIEGSPQSYDITPKGGNKPVAGNSNSDDYGMDQKSDDSTDDESAPRKPIPSWAEGINLKQSTMKQYFNPLDLHTYFGEVELLKLENIFYKSKPRYFKRTSSAVWNSPPKRGNLPF; encoded by the exons ATGAGCTGCTCGGTTCTTTCGTGTACACGTTCTCTCGTAAAAACGTTCGATGGCAAAATACAGGAATATATCAGTGATATCGAAAATGTCCATATGGTCTGGCTGGAAGAAATTCAGCAGGAAGCCAACCGGATGTTTTCAAG TGACTTCAGTGCAGAACCAGAATTGATGCCAAAGACTCCAATTCAGAAGAAAAACAGCCGCAGGAAACGTATTTCTGCGGGCCAGGAAGAAAACCGCAAAAGACG GAGTTCAAAGGGCAAGCGCAACCTACGTATATCTTCAGTGAATAAACTTAATCTCATTGCTGAAAATGAAGTTGGCCCAGAGGCAGTCGCCTCTGAGTTATTCCCAGAAGAGTCCAAACGCAACACTCGCCACaagacagcagagaggggggcagaagagAAGTCCATCACAGAAAAACATGAGAACTACTCCCATACGCAGACAGAAACTGCAGTGGTGTGCGCTAGCTCCCACCCATCCCCTTCAAGCACGCCCCAATCTCCACCTCAGACACGCATGCAAGAAGTTACGGTGAAACTTTCTGCTGCTGACCGCCTGTCTGCTGAGATCCTGTTAAAGGCAGAGTCCTCTCCCGGCCGCTCCGTTGTTAAGATTGCCATAGCTACCACGGAACCCTCCAGTTCACGCAGAAGCTCCGTGCGGCATTCCCTCAGCCTCCGGCGCTCCCTGGCTGGTCTGCGCCACAGCATGACTCAGGCGTCAGTGCGCCGAGCCTCCAGACGCTCCTTCATGAAGAAGAAGGCTCGTGCCGGAAGCTCCAGCAGGAACGTCAGTG AAGATGTCTTGATGTTGTCCAGTGGCGAAGATGTGGTTGTTAAGACGGAAGG TGTGTGGTCAGATGTAGACATTCAGACGGGGAATACAGAGACGTCTCCAGAAGAGAAGAAACCAGAGGTTCCCCACAGTCGTCTCACCCGCTCCACGGCCCAAATCCCCCCCACCACGGTTTCCTCCGCTGCCATCAGCAAGAGTGGCACCCCAGAGGAATCAG ATGACCACAGGGAAAAGCCTCAATCACAATCAAGCTTGAG GTCTCGTTCAAACTCGAAGCGCAGAGCAGCTGATGCAGCGGAGGACTTCCAGAGCCCCAGGAAGAAGCCCTCTCCCAAGAGAAGCCAGACT GCAATAAGGCCCAACATGAGATCCTTCCTCCAGACTGTGCAGAAGAACCAGCTTCTGATGATGACTCCAAGCTCTATGAGTCGCAGCAGTATGATGAAGTCCTTCATCAAAAACACTACGCCTCACAAAGTAGACCTTGCG AAAAAAGAGCAACTGAAACTGGATGCTCTTAAGAAGAagcaggagcaggaagaggatcgaaggagaaagatggaggacgACAAGAAAAAACGACTAGAGGAGCTGAAAAA GAAGAGGGATGAAAGACTGAGAAAGGTTGTGGAGGCTCGAGTGAAAGATGAGGAGGAAAAGCTcaagatgagaagagagaaaaatgacAAG GCTCAGCTGCGAGAGGAGCGCCTGGCAGAGGAGAAGGCCCGGAAGATGGCTACCAAGCGCCAAGAAGAGCTGGAGCAGAGGCGGAAGTTGGAGGACGAAACGAGGAGGAAGAAGATACAGCAAGCG gaagaggaggagaaatgctTGCAGGAGATGCAGGCCAAGCGGAGGGCCGAGGAGGAACAGGAACGGGCTCGCAAGCTGGCAGAGGCCCGCCGGGCGATcgagctgaagaaggagcaggagcgtgagagggagagagaggctgctgaAAG AGATCGAGTGGAGCAGGAAAAGGCCCTTGCTCtgaagagagaagtggagaaggctgcgagggagaaagagaagagggagctggaggaaaTGAGAAAAGAGCtggaagaaaagagaaagagg GAGGCGcaggctgaggaggagagggctgctAAGCTGAGGGAAGCTGCCAAGGAGAAAGAAGCTGCTGCTAAGATCGCACTGTCAGGACAAGTTCAG CATGCCGTAATGAAGACGCCTTTACGGAAGGGACCAGGCTTGAATGTGACTGTAGATATCGAG GGTTCGCCACAGTCCTATGACATCACGCCGAAGGGCGGCAACAAGCCCGTTGCAGGGAACTCAAACTCTGACGATTATGGGATGGACCAGAAAAGCGATGACTCGACTGATGACGAATCTGCTCCGAGGAAACCCATTCCATCATGGGCAGAAG GCATTAATCTGAAGCAGTCAACAATGAAACAGTATTTCAACCCACTGGACTTGCACACTTACTTTGGGGAGGTTGAACTTCTAAAGCTGGAGAACATCTTCTACAAGAGCAAGCCACGTTATTTCAAACGCACCAGCTCTGCTGTATGGAACTCGCCGCCTAAAAGGGGAAATCTGCCATTTTAA
- the fth1b gene encoding ferritin, heavy polypeptide 1b, producing MSSQVRQNFHQDCEAAINRQINLELYASYVYLSMSYYFDRDDKSLPNFAKFFSTQSKEEREHAEKLMSVQNQRGGRIFLQDIRKPERDEWGSGLEALECALQLEKSVNQSLLDLHKVASEHGDPHMCDFIETHYLDEQVKSIKELGDWVSNLRRMGAPQNGMAEYLFDKHTLGNEST from the exons ATGAGTTCCCAAGTTCGACAGAACTTCCACCAGGACTGTGAGGCTGCTATAAACAGGCAGATAAACCTCGAGTTATATGCTTCCTACGTCTACCTTTCCATG TCATATTATTTTGACAGGGATGACAAATCCTTGCCAAATTTTGCCAAGTTCTTCAGCACTCAGTCTAAGGAGGAACGTGAGCATGCGGAGAAGCTGATGAGTGTGCAGAACCAGCGAGGAGGCCGGATCTTCCTGCAGGACATCAGG AAGCCTGAGAGGGATGAGTGGGGGAGTGGTTTGGAGGCTCTGGAGTGTGCATTACAACTGGAGAAAAGTGTGAACCAATCCCTATTGGACCTGCACAAAGTGGCATCTGAACACGGCGACCCTCAC ATGTGCGACTTCATTGAGACACACTATTTGGACGAACAGGTCAAGTCCATCAAGGAGCTTGGTGATTGGGTCTCCAACCTACGTCGAATGGGAGCACCTCAGAATGGCATGGCAGAATATCTgtttgacaaacacacacttggaaATGAAAGCACTTAA